One genomic segment of Manis pentadactyla isolate mManPen7 chromosome 1, mManPen7.hap1, whole genome shotgun sequence includes these proteins:
- the RFC4 gene encoding replication factor C subunit 4: protein MQAFLKGTSIAMKPSTKDRGTAATAGSSGENKKAKPVPWVEKYRPKCVDEVAFQEEVVAVLKKSLEGADLPNLLFYGPPGTGKTSTILAAARELFGPELFRLRVLELNASDERGIQVVREKVKNFAQLTVSGSRSDGKPCPPFKIVILDEADSMTSAAQAALRRTMEKESKTTRFCLICNYVSRIIEPLTSRCSKFRFKPLSDKIQQQRLLDIADKEHVKISNEGIAYLVTVSEGDLRKAITFLQSATRLTAGMEVTEKVIIDIAGVIPAETIDGIFAACQSGSFDKLEIVVKDLIDEGHAATQLVSQLHDRVVENDNLSDKQKSIVTEKLAEVDKCLADGADEHLQLISLCATMMQQLTQNC, encoded by the exons ATGCAGGCTTTTCTAAAAGGCACATCTATCGCTATGAAACCATCAACCAAGGATCGAGGAACAGCTGCCACTGCTGGAAGCAgtggagaaaacaagaaagcCAAACCTGTTCCATGGGTGGAAAAATA TCGCCCAAAATGTGTGGATGAAGTTGCTTTCCAAGAAGAAGTGGTTGCAGTGCTGAAAAAGTCTTTAGAAGGAGCTGAT CTCCCTAATCTCTTGTTTTATGGGCCACCTGGAACTGGGAAAACATCCACTATTTTGGCAGCAGCTAGGGAACTCTTTGG GCCTGAACTTTTTCGATTAAGAGTTCTTGAGTTAAATGCATCTGATGAACGTGGAATACAGGTAgttagagagaaagtgaagaaTTTTGCTCAGTTAACTGTGTCAGGAAGTCGTTCAGA TGGGAAGCCATGTCCTCCCTTTAAGATTGTGATTCTGGATGAAGCAGATTCAATGACCTCAGCTGCTCAGGCAGCTTTAAGACGTACCATGGAGAAAGAGTCTAAAACCACCCGATTCTGTCTCATCTGTAACTATGTCAGTCG aataattGAACCTCTGACCTCTAGATGTTCTAAATTCCGTTTCAAACCTCTGTCAGATAAAATTCAACAGCAGCGGTTACTGGACATTGCTGataaagaacatgtcaaaattAGCAATGAG GGAATAGCTTATCTTGTTACAGTGTCAGAAGGAGATTTAAGAAAAGCCATTACATTTCTTCAAAGTGCTACTCGATTAACGGCTGGAATGGAGGTCACAGAGAAGGTGATCATAGACATTGCTGGG GTGATACCAGCTGAGACAATTGATGGAATATTTGCTGCATGTCAAAGTGGCTCTTTTGACAAACTAGAAATTGTGGTAAAG GACTTAATAGATGAGGGCCATGCAGCAACTCAGCTTGTAAGTCAACTTCATGATAGAGTTGTAGAAAATGATAACCTTTCTGATAAGCAGAAGTCCATCGTTACAGAAAAACTTGCT GAAGTGGATAAATGCTTAGCAGATGGTGCTGATGAACATCTGCAACTGATCAGCCTCTGTGCTACTATGATGCAGCAGTTAACTCAGAATTGTTAA